The window CAAGCCCTCGGGGGTGCGCGACGGAACCGATTTGCGCTATACCGGGGAGGTGCGGCGAGTCGATGCGGAAGCCATCCATGCCCAATTGAATCAGGGAGATATCGTCGTGATCCCGCCCGTGGGTTATTCCCCGACCGGCGAGGTGTTTAACCTTGATGCGGATGAGGTCGCGACGGCGGTAGCGATCAGCCTGCGTGCGAGCAAGTTGATCTTCATGCTCGCCGCCCCCGGAGTTCTGGATGGATCGGGGACGCTGGTGCGTCAGCTCACGGATAAAGAAGCCCAGCAGTTTCTCATCGAGCGCGGAAGCGCGGGCGACGATCTCTCGGAACTCGAATGCGCCATCCGCGCCTCGCGCAACGGCGTCGGCCGGACGCATTTGATTGACCAAACCACCGATGGGGCGCTGCTGCTGGAGTTGTTCCAGCGTGACGGGATCGGGACCCTGGTGAGCGGGGCGCGTTTCGATGACCTGCGCCCGGCGACCATCGACGATGCCGGCGGCGTCTTGGAGCTTATAGCGCCGCTCGAAGCCCAGGGGGTGCTGGTGCGGCGTTCAAGAGAGAAGCTTGAAATGGAAATGGATCGTTTCACCGTGCTGGTGCGGGATGGTGCCATCATCGGATGCGCAGCCCTGTATCCTTATCCCCATGAAAGCGTGGCCGAGCTCGCGTGCCTTGCGGTGCACCCGAGTTACCAAGATGCGGGACGCGGCAGCCAGTTGTTTCTCGATTTAGAGAACAACGCCAGGAGCCTCGGTCTC is drawn from Pseudomonadota bacterium and contains these coding sequences:
- the argA gene encoding amino-acid N-acetyltransferase; the encoded protein is MPAGPQDFVDWFRAVSPYIHNHRGRTFVICFGGEMVLDRGFPSLIHDIALLNSLGIRQVLVYGTRPQIEARLKSAGADIHYVNGLRVTDEQALTYVKEAAGTIRIEIEALLSLGLPNSPMANASIRVASGNFITAKPSGVRDGTDLRYTGEVRRVDAEAIHAQLNQGDIVVIPPVGYSPTGEVFNLDADEVATAVAISLRASKLIFMLAAPGVLDGSGTLVRQLTDKEAQQFLIERGSAGDDLSELECAIRASRNGVGRTHLIDQTTDGALLLELFQRDGIGTLVSGARFDDLRPATIDDAGGVLELIAPLEAQGVLVRRSREKLEMEMDRFTVLVRDGAIIGCAALYPYPHESVAELACLAVHPSYQDAGRGSQLFLDLENNARSLGLRTLFVLTTHTAHWFIERGFTQARIEDLPVARQDLYNYQRNSKVFIKSVA